In Erigeron canadensis isolate Cc75 chromosome 1, C_canadensis_v1, whole genome shotgun sequence, a single window of DNA contains:
- the LOC122584675 gene encoding importin subunit alpha-9-like, giving the protein MAGEITTSHRRQPIKHTVGNGAVQRRRQHAVSVAKQRREAMFQTKRLCREGVRVDMDVVSNGDMMIEEEPLILEAKTTSAVEDLKVAVSLKGKEAVSEKVNALRELRQLLSRPDFPFVEVAIKCGVISLLAQCLSFGSEDEQLLEAAWCLTNIAAGKPEETKALVPTLPLLIAHLGGCSSLSVAEQCAWALGNVADEEELRDLLLSQGALPPLAKMMLPDDGSTVRIAAWALSNLIKGAGPEAAIELIKVEGLVDAILRHLKKSDTELTTEVAWVVVYLAALSDVAASVLMKTDLIQVLVDQLAASNSLHSLIPLLRSLGNLMAGDAYTTNVLVPGQEITDSIIRSLSKCLKSEHRIVKKEATWVLSNIAAGSIAHKQLICKSEASALLLQLLAAAPFDIKKEVAYVLGNLCVAPADGSGRPNLLLDHLVPFVRNGCLRGFINLVRSADLEAARIGLHFIELVLRGMPNGEGQKHVEVADGIDAMERFQFHENEDLRVMANMLVDSYFGETYGLDD; this is encoded by the exons ATGGCTGGTGAAATCACAACCTCCCATAGGAGACAACCCATCAAACATACAg TTGGAAATGGTGCTGTACAAAGAAGAAGACAGCATGCGGTTTCAGTGGCTAAACAAAGAAGAGAAGCAATGTTTCAGACGAAACGATTGTGTAGAGAGGGTGTTCGTGTTGATATGGATGTTGTCTCTAATGGTGACATGATGATTGAAGAGGAGCCGTTGATTTTAGAGGCAAAAACAACTTCTGCTGTTGAAGATTTGAAGGTTGCAGTTTCTTTAAA GGGGAAAGAAGCGGTTTCAGAAAAGGTGAATGCTCTTCGTGAATTAAGGCAGTTATTGTCTAGACCTGACTTTCCTTTTGTTGAAGTTGCTATTAAATGTGGTGTGATATCCCTACTTGCTCAATGTCTTTCGTTTGGCTCTGAGGATGAGCAG TTGCTTGAAGCAGCTTGGTGTCTAACAAACATAGCTGCTGGAAAACCAGAAGAAACGAAAGCTTTGGTACCAACATTACCATTACTCATTGCCCATCTTGGAG GATGTAGCTCATTATCTGTTGCGGAGCAATGTGCATGGGCATTAGGAAATGTGGCCGATGAAGAGGAGTTGAGAGATCTTCTCCTTTCACAAGGAGCATTACCTCCTCTAGCTAAAATGATGTTACCAGATGACGGGTCAACAGTCAGAATAGCTGCTTGGGCGTTATCAAACTTAATCAAG GGAGCAGGCCCAGAGGCTGCAATAGAACTCATAAAAGTTGAAGGTTTGGTGGATGCTATACTTCGACACTTGAAGAAATC GGACACTGAATTAACAACGGAAGTAGCATGGGTGGTTGTTTATCTAGCAGCTCTTTCAGATGTTGCTGCAAGTGTGCTAATGAAGACTGACCTTATTCAAGTTCTTGTGGACCAGTTGGCCGCCTCAAATAGTTTGCATTCACTCATTCCG CTCCTTCGGAGCTTAGGTAATCTGATGGCCGGTGATGCTTACACCACAAATGTTCTTGTTCCTGGACAGGAAATTACAG ATAGTATTATCCGTTCATTGAGCAAATGCTTGAAGAGTGAGCATCGTATTGTGAAAAag GAAGCAACTTGGGTGCTATCAAACATAGCAGCGGGCTCAATTGCTCACAAGCAACTGATATGCAAGAGTGAAGCCTCAGCGTTATTATTGCAACTTCTTGCTGCGGCGCCATTTGACATAAAAAAAGAGGTAGCATATGTTCTGGGCAACCTCTGTGTGGCTCCTGCTGATGGGTCTGGTAGACCAAACTTATTATTAGACCACCTGGTTCCATTTGTTAGAAATGGATGTCTTCGTGGTTTCATCAATTTGGTGCGGTCAGCTGATCTTGAAGCTGCACGAATTGGACTTCATTTCATTGAACTG GTGTTAAGAGGGATGCCGAATGGTGAGGGCCAGAAGCATGTGGAAGTAGCAGATGGAATAGATGCAATGGAACGGTTTCAGTTTCATGAAAATGAAGATCTTAGAGTGATGGCCAATATGTTAGTCGACAGTTATTTTGGTGAGACGTATGGACTCGACGATTAG